A genomic stretch from Borrelia hispanica CRI includes:
- a CDS encoding DUF2225 domain-containing protein, with product MKKISYFTKEEIECPLCKHKFRKEELLTGSSRLISGKLKVDLKREYVTNEKYGDIYPRIYSIIVCPNCYLSAFPNEFHTITLINNKTKQLLINHTNERKKIKEIFEDDLNFNQPRRLQEGAASYILAIMCYEYLDKNHNPTLNQAKCAIRAAWTLEDLEKKYPNKNYNYLQKIFYHKAAYLYKLTIEKEQNNSEPINAAIIFGPDTDKNYGYDGVLYLSGLLEYFYGNIENKQYRYNQLIEIKTLLSKIAGMGKSSKEKPSILLDKIKEVYFKISREIKTFK from the coding sequence ATGAAAAAGATATCATATTTTACAAAAGAAGAAATTGAATGTCCTTTATGTAAACACAAATTTAGAAAAGAAGAATTATTAACAGGAAGTAGCAGATTAATATCTGGTAAACTTAAAGTTGATTTAAAAAGAGAATACGTAACAAATGAAAAGTACGGTGACATCTACCCCAGAATATATTCAATAATAGTATGTCCTAACTGTTATCTCTCGGCTTTCCCAAATGAATTTCACACAATAACACTTATTAATAATAAAACAAAACAACTCCTAATAAATCATACTAATGAACGAAAAAAAATAAAAGAAATTTTTGAAGATGACTTAAACTTCAATCAACCAAGGAGACTTCAAGAGGGAGCTGCCAGTTATATACTTGCGATAATGTGTTATGAATATTTGGACAAAAATCACAACCCAACCCTAAATCAAGCAAAATGTGCAATAAGAGCAGCCTGGACATTAGAAGATCTCGAAAAGAAATATCCAAACAAAAACTATAATTATTTGCAAAAAATATTTTATCATAAAGCAGCATATCTTTATAAATTGACAATAGAAAAAGAACAAAATAATTCAGAACCCATTAATGCTGCAATCATTTTTGGTCCTGATACAGACAAAAATTATGGATATGACGGTGTCTTATATTTATCAGGATTATTAGAATATTTTTATGGAAATATAGAAAATAAACAATACAGATATAACCAGTTAATTGAAATAAAAACTCTTCTGTCTAAAATAGCTGGAATGGGAAAATCATCAAAAGAAAAACCTTCTATCCTCTTAGATAAAATAAAAGAAGTTTATTTTAAGATATCACGTGAAATAAAAACTTTTAAATAA
- a CDS encoding uracil-DNA glycosylase family protein: MNKNKLIKKIILFRILKNNISGNIYYNYKEEIEKIKNKITKVKNVDMLEQVNIKENQPIKSLEHNTKKTNTKNLLIIYIDKKHLNQNTNAIIKKWCESISILNYKIIDNSNTLIAEIDNQQPKAILACEEVELFLNQNLRIQIVRGFELKFKKIPIVFTHLPTSQISNPELKKEIWQDLKIIKGIIKYG, from the coding sequence ATGAATAAAAATAAACTAATCAAAAAAATAATATTATTTAGAATACTGAAAAATAATATATCAGGAAACATTTATTATAACTATAAAGAAGAAATTGAAAAAATTAAAAATAAAATAACAAAAGTTAAAAACGTAGATATGTTAGAACAAGTAAATATCAAAGAAAATCAACCCATAAAATCACTAGAACATAATACAAAGAAAACTAATACAAAAAATTTATTAATAATATATATAGATAAAAAACATTTAAATCAAAATACAAATGCAATAATCAAAAAATGGTGTGAAAGCATCAGTATATTAAATTATAAAATAATAGATAATTCTAATACTCTAATTGCAGAGATTGATAATCAACAACCCAAAGCAATTCTTGCTTGCGAAGAAGTAGAATTATTTTTAAATCAAAACCTAAGAATACAAATTGTTAGAGGATTTGAATTAAAATTTAAAAAAATTCCAATAGTATTTACACATCTTCCTACAAGTCAAATAAGCAATCCAGAACTCAAAAAAGAAATCTGGCAAGATCTAAAAATTATAAAAGGCATAATAAAATATGGATGA
- the acpS gene encoding holo-ACP synthase, which produces MNDKMTKSIGCDIIKIIRFSSFLKNRKKLERFFTQREIENLKMKGKGVLESLAGKFSAKESLLKALSPLVDNKIKYSLKDIEIISLPKGNVTFQLHNDIKKLIEKMNLKLYLTISHEREYAVTFVIVEN; this is translated from the coding sequence TAATAAAGATTATAAGATTTTCTAGCTTTTTAAAAAATAGAAAAAAGCTAGAAAGATTTTTTACACAAAGAGAAATTGAAAACTTAAAAATGAAAGGAAAAGGAGTTTTAGAAAGTTTAGCCGGTAAATTTTCAGCAAAAGAATCATTGCTCAAAGCTTTAAGTCCACTAGTAGATAATAAAATAAAATATTCACTTAAAGATATTGAAATCATAAGTTTACCAAAAGGTAATGTAACGTTTCAGTTACATAATGATATTAAAAAATTAATCGAAAAAATGAATCTAAAACTGTATTTAACAATTTCGCATGAACGGGAGTATGCTGTTACATTTGTAATAGTAGAAAATTAA
- the udk gene encoding uridine kinase: MVKIIGISGGSGSGKTTIVNKISEVISEFVLISQDNYYKSVGDYEYEFLDVNFDHPDAFDNNLFYKQLKKLKENQSINMPLYDFINHKRRDETIEIVPTPIVIVEGIMIFVEERVRNLIDLKIYIDTPNDIRFIRRLERDMSKRGRTLESVIEQYLSTTRAGYYRFIEPTKEYADLIIPEGGHNDKALYVLSSFLKTLVKDSSKFF, encoded by the coding sequence ATGGTTAAGATTATCGGAATATCTGGTGGGTCTGGAAGTGGTAAAACTACAATTGTGAATAAAATTAGTGAAGTTATTTCTGAATTCGTTCTTATATCTCAGGATAATTATTATAAAAGTGTTGGGGATTATGAGTATGAGTTTTTAGATGTTAATTTTGATCATCCAGATGCTTTTGATAATAATTTATTTTATAAGCAATTAAAAAAATTAAAAGAAAATCAATCGATTAATATGCCACTTTATGATTTTATTAACCATAAAAGGAGAGATGAAACTATTGAAATAGTTCCGACTCCTATTGTGATTGTTGAAGGTATTATGATTTTTGTTGAGGAACGTGTACGTAATTTAATAGATTTGAAGATATATATAGATACTCCTAATGATATTAGATTTATTAGAAGGCTTGAACGAGATATGTCTAAGAGAGGGCGTACATTGGAGTCCGTTATTGAACAATATTTAAGTACAACCAGAGCAGGATATTACAGATTTATTGAACCTACTAAGGAATATGCTGATTTAATTATTCCTGAAGGAGGGCACAATGATAAAGCCCTTTATGTTCTTTCATCTTTTTTAAAGACACTTGTAAAGGATAGTTCAAAATTTTTTTAA
- the priA gene encoding replication restart helicase PriA, with translation MDDNLEQNFYYDIAFNIPINRLFLYKYKLTLETGTRVITNFNGKETIGIIIKRYYKEELKKDFTFSIKDILKVIDDHAIITEHNINLARWISQKTFSGFGETLFCGLPKISTSNKKIKDNKSESPKSTVSIQLNEEQNKIYKDIIESSIQNTFYLFGVPGSGKTEIFIKLCENYLEQKKQIIFLIPEISLGYQIIQRLKASLSTNHIYEYNSKVSNSNKIDIWNKVKNGESLIILGIKSALMLPFTNLGLIIMDEEHEHTYKSENTPRFHSRHIGFFLQNTFNAKFIMGSATPSLEAYLAMENNQIKKMVLKNKFLTKTLKELKIIDMKKEPQIISSELLYSIQKSILEKRQALIFINKRGYSKILECKICEYIICCPNCSVNLTYHQNENKLICHYCNHKTNIIKACPKCNSKDIMYKTYGIQFIERELKKFLPNARIARIDSDINQKEISQSINAFENEQLDILIGTQIIAKGFNFKQIKTLGIINADIGIDFPDFRSSEKIFAIISQVLGRAARFKSDNTIIIQTKNPNYYAIKYAYEGKYEEFYQEEIKIRKELNYPPFKKIIRIVVRSQKQEAAKHKCLEFFDISKEFLNDDIDYFGPSKAPMSKISKYYRYNILYLSKTFNPLEKLIRNTKERIKNTKDTYIEIDYYPLSLL, from the coding sequence ATGGATGATAATCTGGAACAAAATTTTTACTATGACATTGCATTCAATATACCTATCAACAGACTTTTTCTTTATAAGTACAAATTAACATTGGAAACGGGCACAAGAGTAATAACAAATTTTAATGGAAAAGAAACAATTGGAATCATAATTAAAAGATATTATAAAGAAGAACTAAAAAAAGATTTTACATTTTCAATAAAAGATATATTAAAGGTCATTGACGATCATGCAATAATCACAGAACATAATATTAATCTTGCACGTTGGATTAGTCAAAAAACATTTTCTGGATTTGGAGAAACTTTATTTTGCGGATTACCTAAAATTTCAACTTCAAATAAAAAAATAAAAGACAATAAAAGTGAAAGTCCAAAATCCACAGTATCTATCCAATTAAATGAAGAACAAAATAAAATTTATAAAGACATTATTGAATCAAGTATCCAAAATACATTTTATCTATTTGGTGTTCCGGGTTCTGGAAAAACAGAGATATTTATTAAATTATGCGAAAATTATTTAGAACAAAAAAAACAAATAATTTTTCTAATTCCTGAAATTTCATTAGGTTATCAAATAATTCAAAGACTTAAAGCAAGCTTAAGCACAAATCACATTTATGAGTATAACTCTAAAGTATCCAATTCTAATAAAATTGATATATGGAACAAAGTCAAAAATGGAGAAAGTTTAATCATACTTGGAATTAAGAGCGCATTAATGCTACCTTTTACAAATTTAGGATTAATAATCATGGATGAAGAACATGAACACACATATAAATCTGAAAACACCCCACGATTTCATTCAAGACATATAGGATTTTTTTTACAAAACACTTTCAATGCCAAATTTATAATGGGAAGTGCAACCCCATCACTTGAGGCATATCTTGCAATGGAAAATAATCAAATTAAAAAGATGGTTTTAAAAAATAAATTTTTAACAAAAACACTGAAAGAACTTAAAATAATTGATATGAAAAAAGAACCTCAAATAATATCTTCAGAATTACTTTACAGTATACAAAAAAGTATACTTGAAAAAAGGCAAGCATTAATCTTTATTAATAAAAGGGGATACTCAAAAATACTTGAATGTAAAATTTGTGAATACATAATTTGCTGTCCCAACTGTTCTGTTAATCTAACTTATCATCAAAATGAAAACAAACTCATTTGTCATTACTGTAATCATAAAACAAATATAATAAAAGCTTGTCCCAAATGTAACTCAAAAGACATTATGTATAAAACATACGGTATTCAATTTATAGAAAGAGAACTAAAAAAATTTTTGCCAAATGCACGAATAGCAAGAATAGACTCTGATATTAATCAAAAAGAAATTTCTCAATCAATAAATGCATTTGAAAATGAACAATTAGATATCTTAATTGGAACGCAAATTATTGCAAAAGGTTTTAATTTTAAACAAATCAAAACATTAGGCATTATTAATGCAGATATTGGAATAGATTTTCCTGATTTTAGAAGTAGTGAAAAAATCTTTGCAATAATTTCACAAGTGTTAGGAAGAGCCGCAAGATTTAAAAGTGATAATACAATTATTATTCAAACAAAAAATCCAAATTATTATGCTATAAAATATGCATATGAAGGTAAATACGAAGAATTTTATCAAGAAGAAATAAAAATCCGAAAAGAATTAAATTATCCTCCCTTTAAAAAAATAATCAGGATAGTAGTTAGAAGTCAAAAACAAGAAGCTGCCAAACATAAATGCTTAGAATTTTTCGACATATCTAAAGAATTCTTAAATGATGATATAGACTATTTTGGCCCATCAAAGGCTCCTATGTCAAAAATATCCAAATACTATAGATATAATATTTTATATTTATCAAAAACATTTAATCCTCTTGAAAAGTTAATACGCAACACAAAAGAAAGAATAAAAAATACAAAAGACACATATATTGAAATAGATTATTATCCACTTTCACTACTTTAA
- the truA gene encoding tRNA pseudouridine(38-40) synthase TruA gives MKKKILAEIAYDGSLYHGFQIQPTKPTIQGEIEKALEKINKTKVKIQSAGRTDKGVHAKRQIISFYIKININLKNLKAAINSLLKDDIRIMKLKYVSNEFQPRFHAKKRKYTYYILNNENHYPWEGYQAYSVRKKLNINRLNAMAEMLIGLHDFTTFSCIRDQTNSKLKEIYFAKFKKKNKFIVFEIIGSSFLWKMVRSIVGTMIDIEIKNEPVDTFIKILKSKNRKYTRTTAPAKALFLDRIFYE, from the coding sequence ATGAAAAAAAAAATACTTGCAGAAATAGCATATGATGGCTCACTATATCATGGTTTTCAAATTCAACCTACAAAACCAACAATTCAAGGAGAAATAGAAAAAGCATTAGAAAAAATAAATAAAACAAAAGTTAAAATTCAATCAGCAGGTAGAACAGATAAAGGCGTTCACGCAAAAAGACAAATAATATCTTTTTATATAAAAATCAATATTAATCTTAAAAATTTAAAGGCAGCAATAAATTCTCTCTTAAAGGATGATATTAGAATAATGAAATTAAAGTATGTATCAAATGAATTTCAACCCAGATTTCATGCAAAGAAAAGAAAATATACCTATTACATACTTAACAATGAAAATCATTATCCTTGGGAAGGATACCAAGCCTACTCTGTAAGAAAAAAACTAAATATTAACAGATTAAATGCAATGGCTGAAATGTTAATTGGTTTACATGATTTTACAACTTTTTCATGTATTAGAGATCAAACAAATTCAAAATTAAAAGAAATTTACTTCGCTAAATTTAAGAAAAAAAACAAATTTATCGTCTTTGAAATAATAGGCTCTTCATTTTTATGGAAAATGGTAAGATCAATAGTAGGAACAATGATCGACATAGAAATCAAAAATGAACCTGTTGATACCTTCATAAAAATATTAAAGTCGAAAAACAGAAAATATACACGAACAACAGCACCTGCAAAAGCTTTATTTTTAGATAGGATTTTTTATGAATAA